One window of the Zea mays cultivar B73 chromosome 3, Zm-B73-REFERENCE-NAM-5.0, whole genome shotgun sequence genome contains the following:
- the LOC103650909 gene encoding uncharacterized protein, whose amino-acid sequence MGIMEGYPRKPNTHHQSLMDMDAPAAGATSSSATHAPPAPHHATAKKRHHSGRTKTLLLFVVTNSISILLSVTFSRVTGLGTGGSGGDSALDFAFSVLSSSQSLAVDLHNRVEATDAIIKRLISNSGKMKRDALPPKLTPDEELTVALGPHTLPFGYTPNLDSDKLYPAIGAACHRHRDELNKYMRYNVTGDCPPDAALAERLMLRGCEPLPRRRCRARGPAGFPDPTPFPESLWVVPPDKSVSWAPYACKNYSCLVDSARRRPGSHSHHHGCEACFDLAAGKEQRRWVGQGGDLDYDIDTVLASKPRGTVRIGLDIGGGTGTFAARMAERGVTVVTTTLDLGSPFGSFVASRGLIPLHLSAVAGRLPFFDGTLDIVHSMHVLSNRVPRAVLEAELYDIYRVLRPGGIFWLDHFFCTGKELTEVYVPIIEGVGFRKLRWNTGKKLDKGPNADEWYISALLERPMM is encoded by the coding sequence ATGGGCATCATGGAAGGCTATCCAAGAAAGCCAAATACCCATCACCAGTCTCTGATGGACATGGACGCCCCCGCCGCCGGCGCAACCAGCAGCAGCGCCACCCATGCACCGCCGGCGCCTCACCATGCCACCGCGAAGAAGAGGCACCACTCCGGCCGCACCAAGACCCTCCTCCTCTTCGTCGTCACAAACTCCATCTCCATCCTCCTGTCCGTCACCTTCTCGCGCGTCACCGGCCTTGGGACCGGTGGCAGCGGCGGCGACTCCGCACTCGACTTCGCGTTCAGCGTCCTCTCCTCCAGCCAGAGCCTCGCCGTCGACCTCCACAATCGCGTCGAGGCCACCGACGCGATCATCAAGAGGCTCATCTCCAACTCCGGAAAGATGAAGCGGGACGCGCTGCCGCCGAAGCTGACGCCGGACGAGGAGCTCACGGTCGCGCTCGGCCCGCACACGCTCCCGTTCGGCTACACCCCGAACCTCGACTCCGACAAGCTGTATCCGGCGATCGGCGCGGCGTGCCACCGCCACCGCGACGAGCTCAACAAGTACATGCGGTACAACGTGACCGGCGACTGCCCGCCCGACGCGGCGCTCGCGGAGCGTCTGATGCTCAGGGGATGCGAGCCGCTGCCGAGGCGCCGGTGCCGCGCGCGCGGGCCAGCCGGGTTCCCGGACCCGACGCCGTTCCCGGAGAGCCTGTGGGTGGTCCCGCCGGACAAGTCCGTCTCGTGGGCGCCCTAcgcgtgcaagaactactcgtgcCTCGTGGACAGCGCCCGCCGCCGCCCGGGGAGCCACAGCCACCACCACGGCTGCGAGGCGTGCTTCGACCTCGCCGCCGGCAAGGAGCAGCGGCGGTGGGTCGGGCAGGGCGGGGACCTCGACTACGACATCGACACCGTGCTGGCCTCCAAGCCGCGAGGCACGGTACGGATCGGCCTCGACATCGGCGGCGGCACGGGCACGTTCGCGGCGCGCATGGCGGAGCGCGGGGTCACCGTGGTGACCACGACCCTCGACCTCGGCTCGCCGTTCGGCTCGTTCGTGGCGTCCCGCGGGCTCATCCCGCTCCACCTCAGCGCCGTCGCCGGGCGGCTCCCGTTCTTCGACGGCACCCTGGACATCGTGCACTCAATGCACGTGCTCAGCAACAGGGTCCCCCGCGCGGTGCTTGAGGCCGAGCTGTACGACATCTACCGCGTGCTCCGGCCGGGCGGGATATTCTGGCTGGACCACTTCTTCTGCACCGGGAAGGAGCTGACCGAGGTCTACGTCCCCATCATCGAGGGTGTGGGGTTCCGCAAGCTCCGGTGGAACACCGGCAAGAAGCTGGACAAGGGGCCCAACGCCGACGAGTGGTACATCTCGGCTCTGCTGGAGAGGCCCATGATGTGA